A region of the Anolis carolinensis isolate JA03-04 chromosome 1, rAnoCar3.1.pri, whole genome shotgun sequence genome:
acagtatttaaatatttttaaaacaatcgtTTAAAAAGAATCACGAGTCACCTGCAGTTCTCATTATCAAAGGAtcttgatatattttaaaaactaggCACTATACAGTCATTAAGGATAGATCCAGCAGTAGCTGTGAGAGAATGTAATCCCCATAAAAGAGATTTCAATCCATAGTAAGAGACATAGACTATTATTCTAAATGGACCTGCGTGGTTATGTCGAGTCCGGCAGCCATGAAGTACTTCAACTATTCCTGATGCATTGCAACAGTCAATTAGTAAGGTTTAAATGTCACACTGTTCTGTGCCATAAAGGCCAACTCAATTGATCCCTTGTGGCAAGATTCAGTGTGGCCCTTTTTGTGCTCTGCGTTCGTTCACCAACCACTGAACAAGCCTCTGCTGAGAGCCAATGGCTGCCACATTCCTGAAACATTCCCACCGGACATCGGCTAAGGCTCTAAAGATCTGTGGCATCACATTCTTTTAACTAAACAGCCAAGAAcaagagtaaaaggcacaaggactttgtatatataaaaaatcaaAGACACATTGTAAGGCAAATGCAAGGTGTTCAAGGTGGCACTGGAGAGAAATCCAAGGCAACATCCATAGTTTATAGAAGGGACTGGGCTGAAGACCAAGACACATCTATACTGACTCAAGGTTCTTTTAAGAGGGAGGTGGGGAAGAAACTTGGTTAGCCAATGAACAGCCGTCTTGATTTTGGGACCCTGAAGCAGCTGGACTATTTTCAAAGCTAGTCCTCATCCATCAACACCACCCACCCACACAACATCCACCCTCTATCAATGGCACCAAGAGATTGACCAGCTCTTTAAAAGGCACGTTTTCCCCACATATCCCATAAATCCAGAGTTTTAATTACATCCCTTAAGCAACAGTTGCTTTTCAGGTTCTGTATCCAATCCAAGCAGGACGATAGTGGGGTTTTGAAGGCACAACAGCATAACAGGAAAACCTCCTTGAGCAGAAGAACCAATCCTACCACCCCCTAGACCCCTCTTCCTGTCCAGCCCCAGACACCCATGATTTCTGGTCACACTTGTCGGGAGGGCAGAGTTAAGGAAACTGAAGAAAACATCTCAGAGAGAGGCTGTAATAGAAGAAGTTAAAGACTGCCATGAAATATGGGGAAGCGTACAATAAGGACAATTAGAGTGTGACATCTGCGGGTACTACAAGGCAGTCTCATTAAAAGAGAATAAATTCTCTTTTAAGAATTTATTCCAGATCAAAGCTGGTTATTCTAGATTTGGAGTGGTCAATCTATGGCCCTCCAATACTCCTATGAGCCAAAGACAGCATAAAGCTACATTAACTGTGCTTTTCATGAGAACAGTCACACAATATCTGGACTGTGACAAGATGCCCAGTGCGGCATTAGATACAATCATCCCTCATTAGAACTACCAACAGTACCGACTTTCTTCTCAACCATTTTCAAGCCTGCTGCAAACCACCTCAAGAACTATCTCAGGTCCATCTTAATTCCCTTATCCCTAACATATCCTTCCTCATAAGTAGTGTTTCATATCACAAACTATCCGTCCCTTCTTAAACCAATCACAGAACCAGCTTAGGTCTTTGCCTCCAGTTAGCTGGAAAGCTGAGACTGAGCTGTCTAAGGTCTCTGTCTAGAGTGTTTTAACCACTAGACTGACCATTCTTCTACTTCTGAAGGCATCCTCCAAGCACAATCTGGCAAACAGACAATCTTGCTTCTTGGTAAACAATGGAACCAGCCTCCCTTCTCCTGCTGGAATATCTCCTGTGCTCTGCTAGTGACAGAAAACTAGGTAAAATTCTAGATCTCCCACCAGTTGGGATTCCCAGTTGGGAATGGTTATGAAAACTTCCTCTATAAAAGGAAATATTTCAAGGAAGAACAATACACTGCATATATCCCAAGAGAAACAACTGATTTATAATAGCTGTAGACAGCTTTAcgaattaagcttcagtttgagGAAGATACAACCCTCAAACTTCAGGCCCAAACCATCAGGTGAGCCTTTTTATGAAGCAGAAATAGGTCTCCTTTATAGGTGCAGCTAAGTCCCTCTAAACATTCAATCCTCTTCCTCTATGTCCTTGAATGAGTTCTGCTGCCTCCAAGTTCTCTTGGATATGTGGTCTTAATCTAGTCAATCAATAACCCTCTATAGCTCCCCTTCAAGAAGTCTAGGACAACACCTATAAAGAAGCAAGAAGGAGAAGAGAATAATGATAAGATGTAGTGGGTACCTTTCCTGCACCTGTGTGCAGTATCCCCAACCTGTGGAACGGGGAGTGAGGCACAGTTCTGATGTCCACCTTGGTTGGAGGGGGAAAGACCACTTTTTTGGTCCCACGTGATACAAAGGGGGAAACTGGGCCGAGGTCTTGGCTCCCACAGCCCATAATAGGAAGGGGAAGGGGTAACCATTAAAACACTGCACTGAGGATTTTTCCTCAAGGTCACACTTAGACCTTGAGGAGCCTTGTCCTGGTGGCCCATGAAACAAGTGCTCTCTGCTGTCCCCTGCAGGGTTTCCTGTGCTTGCACTGCTTGCCGAGGCTGCCAAGGGGGTAGGCTGGGGGGGAACAGGCtgccctgctccaaagaaaaAAGCAGCGGAGATGGGCACGCACCCCTCCGCCCCCGCCCAAAGCCCCTCTCCCTGCAGTCACTAGCTGCTAGTCCGGTGCTGCTTTAGCACTGTATACACGTCGTCCACTTTGCTCAGTCTCTCAAAGAATGGCAACAGGTCAAGAAGCTCCATGTCAGCCATGTTGTCGAACCACGAAGCCACAGGCACCTatgaggatggaaggaagggacaGGTGAGAAGGTTGATGAATCTCTGTAGTTAAGATATGGCTTCAACTGATGTCACCTTTAGCTAGGAAGCAAAAAGGCTTGCccacaagcaataataataataataataataataataataataataataataatacttcatttatacTCCGCcgccatctccccgtggggactcggggcggctcacaatgttacaaaagtaacagcacaaatacattaacaatacacacagtttaaaacacaagaagatgataaaacaagttaaaacaaagatttaaacaacaataataatatcaatagtaataatatcaaacaaccaccaatgcgattcagtcaacttcaaaggtggggggactatagcagcaatataagataaaatcattagattaaaatatcccagtgaaaggaacctaataacattcagaatagaattataattataatgaggctggtcatccaatggctgtctctccaaaggccagcccaaacatccaggttttcaattgttgttTCACAAGCAACTGCCTCTCTTTTAATGTGAAGGGGAGGCTTCTCTATAAACAGCAGTTGCCCTCCAGAGATGAATGCATTTCCCTGTCTAAAGCGAGCCTCCCAAATAAAAAGTGCCAACCCCACCTTTGCATCTCACAGGAATAAAGCTCTCCAGCTTCTACTCACAGCATTATCAGGGTGGAAGACATAGGAAGCAGGGGAATTGTCCACTATGATGATCCGTGTCAGGTCTCGTCCAAGGCGGCTGAGATCCTTGACGTAGTTGCCACGGTGGAAGACACAAGACTCGCGGAAGAGACGGTACCGAAAAGCCCCCCACTTGTCCAGCAGGTCAGCCACAGGATCGGCATACTGGGTGTGGGATGAAAGATGTCATGGTTGTGGTGAGACAGAAAGCAACTGGACTAGACTCATCAAATGTATTGTGAATAGAGTGGAGCAGAGAGAGAGCTCCACATTACATTATGCATCATTGTTCCTTCATTCTCCCAATGTCTAATATTCCCTTATAGTTTCTCCCATCCCAGGAGGTAAGGGTAGTTCTTCCCAGGATGCCTCCTTATCGAGATCCAAGAAGAGAAGAGGCCTGCAAACAAGTGCAAGTAAGGGGAATGTTTACTTTTTATTAATCAAGCTGAGACAACACATTCCTTTTATCTAACATTCAGGCCCTCTTGAAGACTTCTTCATCCAGCTCTGCTGTTGGCTGGGTGCTTAAACCTTTTCTACTACAACTAGCAGCAATGTGGTCAGATTTCAGGCTTATTTATTCAGCTTTTTCCTATAGTTCCAAGATCTAGCAACCAGAGTCAAGTGAAGATGATTGCAAACTTATTTTCAGCACCAGAATTTTGTTGTGCCCACAGTCCTTTTGCACAAATGTCTATCTGTGATTATGGCAAACCGTTTCTTTTCATCCCTCTTAATTTAAGTGAGAATATTGTTTTGGTGCTGCTATTGGGAGTCAGAAGCTAAAGATTAGTAGGTTAGTAGACCCCCATTCCCTAAATAATCTAGAGATTAGTGGATTGATAGATTCCCATTACAGTGGGGATGGGAACAGTGGTGGCTAATGGGATTCATGTCAGTGGGAGGATGAATCTAAATGAGGGAGACACGGAGGTTTAGACTGAAATAGACCTTTTtagaagagtcgaaaacgactgaacgagtgagatgacgaCGAGACCGAGCAATGGAAGAAGCTGGTAGAACTATTAATTGACCCCAAAATATTATTCATATGGCACTATGCTTTATGTCTGGTAAGGGAGAATTTTCTTCCCAGGAAAAGGAAGAGGTTGGTAGAATTATTAATTgaactaaatatatttttaatatggcaaaaaaggaaaggaagaagttgGTAGAATTATTGATCCAAAAATATCATTAATATGGTGCTATACTTTATGCCCGGTAAGGGAGGATTTAATTCCcaggaaaaggaaagaatgaaCTTTGTAGcattattaattaattttaattaaagaaACCCAAAAGGAAAAAATGTTAATCGGTTTCCAAATAAAAAATGAATCTTTAGTAAACAGAAAgcccacacacacaaagaaaatgatCCTAAAGGGATCCTAAACTCTGGCTGGCTGGCTATTAGGCTATTAGCATTAAAAGCTGCAAAAACATTGGATAAAAGAGCTCCTGAGATGGCTCGATCTCCCTCTAAGAATGGCAGTGATTTAAAGACAAACGTCAGTTGGGGACGGGATAGGATGTGACAGAGCTATTTGGCTGTACCTCTCAGGAGAGTTTGCTTCCATTTGCAAAACAAGCTGGCTCAAGGAGACTTACGAAAATAAACTAACTTTTCTGGAATTTTGGTAAtggctgttttcttctgtttgggttgggggggggtAGGTGTTCCAAGTTCATAAGTCAAGTCGTATGTATGAAATTCCGCTGAAATAGTAACGACTTACGAATATGTCCGAAATTTTGCACAGCTCTACTGTTCACTCTAATACCTCAGCTTGTTTGGAAACAGTGTCCCACTATCTTTATTACTGACACTTAAAGAGAATCACCTTTGCTAGACTAGCAGTGAAGAGCACACATTCAAAGAGCTCGCCCATCCGCCGCAGGAATTCATCCACATGGGGTCGCTTTAGTACATACACCtgggaagaggaagggaaagtATGGAGAGAGAGTTATGGAGGGCAGAGGTTGGCATGCAAGCAAGTCAAATCCCAGACCATCCACACCTCAATAGGATTACTGTAACACTCTTTTTACACAGGCATGCTTTCGGAAACTGTCAGGAGGTCTAAAATACTGTTACCAGGCTGCTGCCTGGGGTTGGTTATATGAGACATATAATACATTTCTTGGAATGCATCTCAAAAGAGGTTGCTTTAAAGGATATCTTGCTTGCCAACCACACTGTGGCTAACACATGGGCAAGGACTTCTTGTTTTAAAGAATTCCTCTGCTTCCCACGTTTCAACAGGGGGCAATCCACATCCCATTTGCGATGCTGCGGTTCTGGAGATACAAAACGGCGTGGCTGGGAGGGGACATCCTGGAAGCCAGTCATGGAAGATGAGAATATGTACTCGGCAGGTCAAGTTCCTCTTCAGGGTTGATGCATGCAGCTAATACAGCTGTCCTAAAAGATGCCACCGGCTGCCTCCAAGGCCAAGTAATCAAGAACAGGCTGACATCAGTACCCACAGCCTATCCTGGATTACTTGAAACTGGCCACAGTCCTGTTACATAAAGACAATATTCAAAGCATGTACTGGAGAACAGAAGAAGTTGTGGACGTTCAGCCTCACCACTGGCAACAACtgaagctccagcttctgctcagGTGCAGACATACCAATTCCTTTAAGCATTGAGTTCAAGGCCTATACCATTTGGTAATTCAAACATTATCGGATCAAGATAGCATTGCCAAACCCACCAGCAATGACCATTGTCCCTCTCCTCCCATTACGGTCATCCTCGTGGTTCCATACCTGGTGCATGACCCCATCAATCTCCACAGGGATGATGAAATCTGCATTGTTCACTGGCTGGAGAAGATAAAAGGGAGTCATTAGGTCAGAGCTCAACAGGGTTCTTCAGTTTTCCTCACTTCCCCCTACTACCACCATGCATCtcactagtaataataataataataataataataataataataataaaaatgttatttatatacaaccctatctcccggatgggactcagggcggtttccaatcataaaaacaacacaaacattacataacaaacataataacatattattaagcaaagtaaaaatacaattatagaaataaataacacttacatgacctgatcaaggggacgagaaccataaacccaatatattaaaatgtatcattttaagttagagaaatcttgtgcaatatattcaggcccagaaatcggcggtattccaatgtaattactgaaaaacctgccgacaccaccaggtcttcaattCTTACTCAACTAGGTTATATTGGCAGCAGCTGCATATAGTTTCTGGGAAAGAGATGGGTGTGGAAAGTTACCCATTTAAACTCCTAGAATCCCCTAGCTAACATGGCTATGATGGATagagaattatgggaattgtattCCAAAAAGTAGTTTTCCTAGGTCCTGGAATAAGGCTGGTATTTGGCTTCTGCCTTGCATGAAAGGAAGTCATGCCAGTGGTTTCCCCTTATCTCTGCTCCTGGCTCTCACAGCCCTGGCAGAAGGAACTGCCCAGAGTTGGATCCTTCCTTGTAGAGTTTTAGAACAAGCCTCTCTGTGCAACTTTTAAAAGAGCTGAAGGCAACTGGGATACCAAGCAGCTGAAAAGGGAGCATGTAATCTGAACTGCTATTTTTAGGATAAATATAATAGATTCTCTTGGCTTTCCACTAAAGCATAAAGTACAGCTCAGcaaggaaaaaagggggaaacccttgaaaaatatttat
Encoded here:
- the ctdsp1 gene encoding carboxy-terminal domain RNA polymerase II polypeptide A small phosphatase 1 isoform X2; the encoded protein is MHKDCLGAQHPSPSKKPRNRSIFQSLFCCLCRDNSEPIPVNNNAPLLVEENGSVTKATVRYLLPEIKPQDANKICVVIDLDETLVHSSFKPVNNADFIIPVEIDGVMHQVYVLKRPHVDEFLRRMGELFECVLFTASLAKYADPVADLLDKWGAFRYRLFRESCVFHRGNYVKDLSRLGRDLTRIIIVDNSPASYVFHPDNAVPVASWFDNMADMELLDLLPFFERLSKVDDVYTVLKQHRTSS